The genomic region CTACTAACAGTAGTGTATACTGATTATAGATGGGTGTCGATAATGGGTATCGAAAAGGAGAAAGGTAATGCGAACCAACATGGAGACCTACCTGACAGCCAGGGTAGGAGCGAGGGGACATGCCTGAATGGATCGACATTGGCAGAATAGTCGCCGCAGTAGCAGGCGGAATATTAGTGCTGATTGTCACAAAGGGATTCGGTTTTGTAAAGTGGACAGGGGCTATCGACACTAAGATTTCCAGTGTGGAAAGTAGAATTGGGGAATTGGCTCAACAGATTACAAACCTAACGACAAGGATTGATGCCTTTATTCTTTCGCGGCGTAGCGATTCTCCCGCTGCTGTGCAAGGTGCAAGCCCTGTCGTTTTGACAGATGTTGGCAAGGAGATTGCGCGAGAAGTCAAAGCTGATACCTTTGCGCAAGAGACAGCACCTAAAGTGCTGGGCCAAGTACGCGGAAAAGAGGAATTCGAGGTCTATGAGTTCTGTCAACAGTATGTGCTTAACAAATTGCCGCAGCGGTGGGAAAGGGATACTGCAAAGCTTGCTTACCAGCGTGGCACTGACACGATCTCTGTCAGGCAAGTGCTAGCAGTTGTCCTCAGAGACAAGCTACTCCTAATGCTTGGGTAGCATTGGCTAGAGCTAAAACAGCAAAGAACCCCCGCAACGACGCGGGGGTTCTTGTATTCTACGCAATCAAGTCCTGGTAGCGAAGTCTCTTGCCCTGCATATTCTGCACCATGTGGCGCATTTGGTCTATCGTGTTCGACGGTCGGTCATTGTGGCGGCCTGCAAACTCGGTCACGTAGCGGTCTAGGTGCTTCACGCTCATGTGGTGGTATGTTCCCACGTAACCGCGCTTGAGCATTGACCAGAACGACTCAATCCCATTGGTGTGAATTTGCTCACGCACGTACTCTTTTGCGGAATGCCGGACAGTCTCGTGCTCTACATTGCCCAGTCCCCGATAGCCGCCGTGATCGTCGGTAATGACTTTTGAGCCAGCTTTCACCTTCTCATTGACGAAACCCTCTAGCGTTTCGTTGTCCGTGCCATGAATTGAGCTTGCCGCGATTTTGTTGGATTCCCGCTCTTTGGCACCAATCACCGGCGTTTTGCCTACCGGACCGCGCCCCGCGTTCAGCTTCTTGGATGCGTGCTTGTTGCGTTCCTTGCCGCCTACGTACGTTTCGTCAATCTCTGTGGTTCCGGTGAACGGCTCAATCTCGCTGTCCCACGCCCTGCGGATTCTGTGGGCCATGTGCCAAGCGGTCTTTTGCGTCACGTTGATATCGCGGTGTAGCTTCATGCTGGACGTGCCCTTGACGCTGGTAGTCATGAGGTACATGGCGAGCGCCCACTTGCGATAGCCAATTTTGCTGGACTGCATCACCGTGACGGTCTTGACTGAGAAGAACTTGCGGCAATCGGAGCAATGGTAAGGCATGGTAGGATGATTGCCCTTAGCTGCCACGCGCTCGCCTTCGCAGTAGGCGCAGCGCAGTCCGTCCGGCCATCGCTCGCTGACAAACCACTGTTCGGCGGTTTCATCACTGGGGAACATCTCGTACAGATCGAGTAGGGAGATACCCTTGCGGTAGTGTTTGCCAGGTGCTTTCTTCGCCATCGTTATCCTCATTCGCTGCTCAATTCCTACTCTCTAATTATAGCAGCAGAGTAAACAGAGGTCAGGGGATTTCTGGCGATTTTCGTTTACTTTCGCCAGCAAAATGTCAATTAAAGTATGCGACATTGCGCTGGTTTTGGTATCCTTAACGTGGCGAAACCGTCCCCTTGCGCGGCTAGAAAGCTCCTGGTAGAGAGTTCCGCGCTCGGAGACGGGATCGCAATAGACAAAGGGCCGTGTAGCCAAGATGGTCAAGGCGCCCGACTGCTACTCGGGAAACGCGGGTTCGACACCCGCCACGGCCTCCGCACAATTTAAGTATTGTAATCCTGTGCCGCACAAGTCAATAGAATAACAAATACGATTGCGGCGCTTGCAGGATTACCCATGACAAACTTTTCACAGGGAGGACGAAGAATGTTGACCAAGCGATCGCTTGACAGAGCATTGCGCTCTATCGAGAAAAACCTAGAAGCGCAGATTTGCAAGAACGAAGAAGACTTACGAATCGTGCGCGGCATGATACGCATCAATGAAGAGCGCGAGGATGCTGTCAAAAAGGCATCCTCGTTTGCCGACGAGGTTTCAGATGTCGTGCACACGATCTTGGAGCAAGAAAGCCCTTTGCATCGTAGCGAGATTCTGAAGCGAGTTGAGTCTTATGGTTTGCACGTTGGTGGGTCCAAGCCCGCAAACAACTTGGGAACCTACCTTAGCCGGGATACCCGCTTTGTGAATGTAGGCAAGGGTATGTGGGCACTGGAGGAGTCTAAGCCTACCGCAAACCCTGAGAGTAATGGCCATGAGGAGGTAGACCTTGCAGCTATTGGTCTAGTGTCCTAGACCATGTCAAGCACAAGAAGCCCCCACAGCGTTGTGGGGGCTTCTCTATTGGCAAGCCGTTTACTTTGGTATATAATTCCCAATCTAAGATGCTGAGCCTTCTGCGCGACATGTGGCATTGGCCCTAGATTCCGCGAACCCTGTTCGACGCTCCGCTCGGAATGACATGTACGGTCTACACTGCCATTTGGGGAGAGGATTCTGTCAACGAATTAGTCAACGCTTACAAGAATGACTTACCGAGGAGCCACCGTACGCGTTTGGGCGAACGTTGTAAATTTCTCTCCCGACAGTCAAATTCCAATTCTGCTAATGCCGCGTTTAGGATAGACGAAAGGAGGGTCACCCAGTGGGTGACCCTCCTTCTCTGTCGAACTGATCCACGTGCTCGTAGCAACGAGCGTTTGGATGCCGGTCCCTGTCCTACTCGACTTTGAGGTCCTCGTTGATGGTCTTCTCTGCGAAAGGCAGGAATTCCTCGATCGAAGCCTCGCGTGCGCGCACGCTGTTATAGACCGGCTGCAGCACGTCGCGGATATCGTAGAAGTTGGAGTACTTCAACATACCGTGACCGGACTGCGGCGTGTGCGTTGCCTCCAGGAAGTACGTGGTGCCGTCCACCTTGCCGTCGTACTTGGCTTCCCAGTGTGTCTTGGCCTTGTCGAAGAGGTGCAGCATAGGCGTTACCACGTGGCCGGTCACCTCGAGATAGGTGAGGCCGTTCTCGCCAGCCAAGAACCACTTCATCACTTCCCACGTCTGGTCGATGTGATCGGTGTTGCCCGCGAAGGCCGCGTGCGTGTAGTGGCGGCCGGAATGGTTCGGCGGCTCGCCCGTGTACGCCAACGCGCCAATGCCCCAGTCGAATGCAGCTTCTTTGGCTTCCGGCGGTACCACGAACATCACGGAGATACCAAAAGCGCCGGTGGTGAAGAACGGGTGACCGCTCCTGCCGCCAACGATCGCGGTATGCTCATCGGCAGTCGGCATCACACGGAACTTGTCCACAATGTCGATCCAGAAGTTGATGCCCTGGACGTAGTGATCATTGTTCATGGTCGCCTTGTTGTTCTCGGCGTCCCAGGCCAGGCCGCCGAAGAAGGTGCCGTCACCGATGCCAAAGGTGTTGAAACCGGTGTAACCGCGGCGCATACCGAACTGCTCGGTACCCTTGGTGAGCTTCTCCATAGCGTCGATGTACGCTTCCATCGTCCAGCTCGGGTCGTCCGGATCGGACGGCGGATACGGCACGCCTGCCTCATCAAAGATGTTCTTGTTGTAGGCCCACGTGTCCACGGACATGCTGGCGGGGAAACCCCACGTCACGCCCTGGTTTGAGACGAAGTCCACGCCTTCGGCGATGAACGCCTCATAGGGATCGATGCCATCGCGCGCCATCAGCGGGGACAGCGGAGCGATCAGATCACCATCCACGAACTGCAGCCAGGTGCCCCAGGTATTCTCAAAGAGATCCACGGGCGTGCCGGCGGCGAAGAGAATCGGGATGTTCTGGCGCACGCCGGTGCCGCCGCCATCCACGATCTTGATGTCCAGGTTGATGCCGGGGTTGGCTTCCTGGAACCCGCCATACAGCGCCTGCTCGGCCTCGTTGCGGGCCGGACGCGTATAGGTGAGGTAGAGGATATTGACCTCTTCGGGAGGCGCTGGCGCCGCCTCGGCCTGCTTCTCTTCCATCTCTTCCTTGGGCGCTTCGTCTTCCATCATGGTCGTCGTCGCGCCACCGCACGCAGCGGCGAGCACAGCACCGGCCCCGACGGCAAAGCCACCAAGCATCTTGCGGCGGGTGATGCCACTAATCAAGGTGCTAGTGTTCATTAACATCTCCTTCTTTCTGCACTAGTACTAGAACACGTCACCAAATTAAGATTGTGCACCATTGCACAAAAGGGTGTCAAATCCGGTCTTGGCGGACAGCCATGTAATGTCGTATTCCAGGTCCTGTCAACCGAAAACGCTCACTTGGGCGCGACAAGCCGGACTTCCCTTGGCTCTCTGAAGAAGAGGAGAACAACTCCAGAGACCAGGACGGCAAGTCCGGTCGCAAGGAAAACCGGGGTGGCGCTCGTGAGTTCGATGAGGGCCTGCAGCAATGGCGCGGAACCGGCCATAACTAGCATCTTGATCATTGTAAGGTTGGCTAGTACCCGTCCGCGCAAGAAGTCGGGGGTCTCCGCTTGCACAACACTGTGCAAGGGCAGCATGCCGGCGGTGAACACGCCGAATAAGGCGGCAATGACGAGGGCCGGCCATTGCAGCCCCACGGTGGCGAGCAGTCCGGACACGACACCCATGGCCGCCAAAGCTAGCAAACTCATCCTGCCGTCACCGAGCCGACGTGCCAACCACGCCACCGCGGGCAAAGTTATAAGGATCCAGACGTCCCAGACACTTCGGACTCACTCCGCTAAAGCAACCTCCGGCGGGGTGATGTAGTCGTGATAGCGTTGCGCGACCTGGGCGGTAGCGGTGTCACCGGCGTGGACGTAGATGCGGTACTTGAAGCGCAGCAGACCGCCCTCGGGCAGCACGTGGCTGCCGTCTATGCCAGGGTTGGCGTAGAAGTCGTGCAGGCCAAACGGATTGGCGGTAAAGAGCCCGTAGTTGCGCGCGTGCCAGTACGTCGGATGCCGGAAGCTGGTGGGATGGTCATAGACGGCAAACCCCAGGGTCTCGCCCT from Chloroflexota bacterium harbors:
- a CDS encoding IS1595 family transposase, yielding MAKKAPGKHYRKGISLLDLYEMFPSDETAEQWFVSERWPDGLRCAYCEGERVAAKGNHPTMPYHCSDCRKFFSVKTVTVMQSSKIGYRKWALAMYLMTTSVKGTSSMKLHRDINVTQKTAWHMAHRIRRAWDSEIEPFTGTTEIDETYVGGKERNKHASKKLNAGRGPVGKTPVIGAKERESNKIAASSIHGTDNETLEGFVNEKVKAGSKVITDDHGGYRGLGNVEHETVRHSAKEYVREQIHTNGIESFWSMLKRGYVGTYHHMSVKHLDRYVTEFAGRHNDRPSNTIDQMRHMVQNMQGKRLRYQDLIA
- a CDS encoding HTH domain-containing protein — protein: MLTKRSLDRALRSIEKNLEAQICKNEEDLRIVRGMIRINEEREDAVKKASSFADEVSDVVHTILEQESPLHRSEILKRVESYGLHVGGSKPANNLGTYLSRDTRFVNVGKGMWALEESKPTANPESNGHEEVDLAAIGLVS
- a CDS encoding extracellular solute-binding protein — protein: MNTSTLISGITRRKMLGGFAVGAGAVLAAACGGATTTMMEDEAPKEEMEEKQAEAAPAPPEEVNILYLTYTRPARNEAEQALYGGFQEANPGINLDIKIVDGGGTGVRQNIPILFAAGTPVDLFENTWGTWLQFVDGDLIAPLSPLMARDGIDPYEAFIAEGVDFVSNQGVTWGFPASMSVDTWAYNKNIFDEAGVPYPPSDPDDPSWTMEAYIDAMEKLTKGTEQFGMRRGYTGFNTFGIGDGTFFGGLAWDAENNKATMNNDHYVQGINFWIDIVDKFRVMPTADEHTAIVGGRSGHPFFTTGAFGISVMFVVPPEAKEAAFDWGIGALAYTGEPPNHSGRHYTHAAFAGNTDHIDQTWEVMKWFLAGENGLTYLEVTGHVVTPMLHLFDKAKTHWEAKYDGKVDGTTYFLEATHTPQSGHGMLKYSNFYDIRDVLQPVYNSVRAREASIEEFLPFAEKTINEDLKVE